In Aquisalimonas asiatica, the sequence GCTGGCGCTCAGCCGCGCCGGCAGGCAGCGACGCCACAGGGCGTCCCGACGCATGTGCCCGTAGCGACCGGTCATGACCGTGTCCCAGACGGAGATGGGGAAATCCCACTCCAGGTGCTCGTGCTGGGGCATGTACGCCACTTCGCTGCGGCGCCGGCACGCCTCCGGGTCGCCACCGAACAGCCGCACCTCGCCACGCACCGGTGTCAGTGACCCGGCCAGGATGGTCAGCAGCGTGGTCTTGCCGGAGCCGTTCGGGCCGATGACCGAATGCCATCGTCCGGCGTCCAGCTCGAACGAGACGTTGCTCAGCACCGGCGCACCGTCGTAGGCCGCGGTGAGCCCTGACACCGACACGGCACTGGCGGGCGTCGGGGAGGACGGATGGGAGGCGGGGTTCGTCACCATGGCGGTCAGGGTGCGAGCCGGTCCGCGAGCATGCGCGCATTGTGGCGCAGCATGGTGGCGTAATCGGGCGCATCGCCGTCGGCCGCGCTCAGGGAGTCCACGTACAGGGGCCCGTGGTAGGGCACGCCGGTATCACCCGAGATGCTGCGGACGTGGCGGTCGGAGATGGTGCTCTCCCAGAACAGCGCCTGCGGCTGGCGTTCCAGGATGACGTCGGTGACCCGGGCCACCTGCCGCGGTGTGCCTTCCTCCTCGGAGTTGGTGCCCCAGATGCCGTCGTGATGGAAGTCGAACGCGTCGGCGAAGTAGAGGAAGGCGGCCTCGCTGGTGATCAGGGTGCGGTGATCATCGGGGATGACCGCCAGGATTGTCTGGATCTCGTCGTAAAGGGCGTCCATCTCCTCGGCGAACGCGTCGGCCCGGGACTGGAACCGCTCGGCGTGTTCCGGGGCCCGCTCGCCCAGGGCGTCGGCGATGGCCTGCCCGTATGCGGCGGCGGCGCGTGGGTCCATCCACAGGTGTGGGTCCGGATCCCCTTCCAGGTCGCCGGTAACGATGCCCAGGGTCTCCCGGCCGCTCTCCTCGGCGACCGGCACCAGCGGGGTGTCGTCCTGGACCGTGGCGCGGACCTGACCCATCCACTGCTCCAGGTTATAGCCGTTATAGAGGACCACGTCGGCCTCTTCCAGGGCCGCGAAGTTGCGGGCGTTGAGCTCCCATTCGTGCACTTCGGCACCGACCGGCGTGAGGCTGGTGAGCGCGATGGCGTCACCGCCGATGCGCTTGGTGATATCCGCGAGAATCGAGAACGTTGCAACCACCTTCAGGCGGTCATCGTCGGCGGCGTGTGCCGGGGTCGCGGCAATCAGCAGACTGAGCAGCACGGCAGTGAGCAGGGGACGCATGGGTCTTCCTTTAGATTGAGTCTAATTCTCACTCATTATGACAGGCACACGCGTCCGGAAGTCAATCTGTCGGGTGTCACCGGGTCAGCACTTCCTCGTCGCCCGGCATGCCGATTCCCCGCCGGAGCAGCAGTGTGCCGCTCTGCCGATGGAGTTCGGTGACGGCCTGGCGCCAGGAGATGGCGGCCTCCACTTCCTCGAGTTGGCTCTCCAGCAGGTCGCGCTGAGCCTGCGCGACCACCAGTGCGGTGGTTTCGCCCACCTCGAAGCGGGCCTGCTCGGCGCGCAGGACTTCCTCCTGCAGGCGCCGGGTGACGGCCACGGCGTCCACCTGCTCGCGGGTGCGCTCCACCTCCAGCCAGGCATTGCGCACGTCCAGGTCCACCAGCTGGCGCAGGTTGGCCACCGCTTCGCCGGCCTGTTCGCGGTTGAACAGGGCGCGATCCTGTTGGGCCTCCTCCGCCCGGCGGAACACCGGCGTCTCCACCTGGATGCCGGCGCGGAAGTCGTAGCCCGGCCCGTCCACGTCGCGCCAGGAGTCACCGAAGCTGTCGGCGTACCCGGTCTTGCCGAGGGTGACGAAGAAATCCAGCCGCGGCAGCATGCCGTCTCGGGTGCGTACCACTTCCAGCTCGCCGCGCCGGATCTGCAGGCGCGCTTCGTTGAGGTCCGGGCGCAGGCCGCGGCCCAGCTGGACGTGGTCGCGGACCTCGCCGAGCGGGAGGGGGATCACGTCCGGTTCGTCCTGTGCCTCCAGCGTCGTGTCCCAGGTGGCGCCGGGCGGGTTCATGAGGCGTAGCAGCGACAGGCGCGCGCTCTCCCGCTGGCTGCGGACATCGATCAGGCCCTGGCGGCGCAGGGCCACCTCCGCCTGCGCGGCGGTCTCGTCCGTCTCGGGCCGGTCGCCCACGCTGATGCGTCGCCGGGTCTCCTCCAGCTGCTGCTCCGCCACGTCCAGGGCCTCTTCGAAGATGGCCACCTGCTCGTCGGCCAGCACGTAGCCCCAGTAGGCGCTCTCCACCTCCGCCACCAGGGCCTCGGCAAAGCCGCGCAGCTCGTAGACGCTGGCGAGGGTGTCGATCTCCGCCTGGCGCAGGCTGGCCAGGTTGGAGTCGATGCGACCACCCTGGAGCAGGGCCTGGGTGAGGGTGACGCCGAGGCGGCTGGCGTACTGCTCCTCGACCCCGGACCGGTCGGCGCGGTCACTGCGCACGGACAGCTCCAGCTCGGTGCCGGTGGGCAGCGCCTGGCGCAGCCCGCCCTCGATCCGCTCGGTCTCGGTGCGCCGCTCCTCGGGGGGCTCATCCACCTCCTGGAATTGCTGCACGACGCGGTCGCGGCCGATGCTGATCTCGCCGAAGATCACCGGGTCGAACACGGCGCGCTCCACCGCTTCGAAGGTGCCGGCGATGGCGGGCTGCAGGCGCTCCGAGGCGAGTGAGCGATTGTTCTCCAGGGTGAGCAGCACGGCGTCTTCCACGGACAGGGACAGGGGCACGTCATCCACCGGCTCGGGGCCTGTCCAGTCCAGCGGCAGGGAGAGATCCAGCTCCGCGCCGGTCGCCTCCCGGGGGGGATCACGGTCCAGCTGTTCCACGGTCCCATCCGGCGCCGTAGTGTCCGGGTCTACCGGCCGGGTATCGATGTACTCCCGCGCGGCGTCGCCGGGCTGCTCCGCCGGCAGGGTGGGCGGGGCCAGGGCGGTTGTTGCGAGCAGGGCGACGGGCAGTGCGGCGGATAGCCTCATTGGCGATGCTCCCGGTGGAACAGGGTGTAGAGCACGGGGATTACGAACAGCGCGATGACGGTCGAGCTGAGCAGCCCGCCGATGACGGCCCGCGCCATGGGCGCCTGCGCTTCGCCACCTTCACCGACCCCCAGGGCCAGGGGCAGCAGCGCGAGTATGGTGGTCAACGAGGTCATGAGAATCGGCCGCAGGCGCCGCCGGGCCGCCTCCCGCACCGCGGCGCCCACGGCGAAGCCGTCGTGGGCACGCAGGCGCGCGCTCTGGTCCACCAGCAGGATGGCGTTGTTCACGGCGATGCCCACCAGCATGATGCAGCCGATCAGCGACTGGGTGTTCAGGGTGGTGCCGGTGGCGAGCAGCAGGCCCACCACGCCGATGGCGGCCATGGGGACGGCGCCCATGACGATCAGCGGGTCCCGGAAGGACTCGTACAGGCTCGCCAGTACCATGTAGACGAGCGCGATGGCCAGCAGCATGGACAGGCCGAGTTCGGAGAAGGCCGCCTCCTGCTCCTCGTAATCGCCGGCGAAGGTGATGTCGACCCCGCGGGGCAGCGGCATGTCCGCCAGTGCCGCCCGCGCGTCCGCCACCACCGACCCCAGGTCGCGTTCCGAGACATTGGCGGAGACGGTATTCAGGCGCTGCTGTTCCTTGCGGAAGATCTGGATCGGCCCCTCGGCGGATTCCAGGGTGACGACGTTGCGCAGGGCGATATTGTCGCCGTCGAGGCCGGGAATGGTCAGCGCCAGCAGGTCGTCGGTGCTCATGCGCCGCGCGTCCTGGAGCTGGACCCGGATCGGGTGTTCGCTGCCGCCGTCGCGGAATTGACCCGTGGTGCTGCCGCCCAGGGCGGTCTCCACCGTGCGGGCCACGCGGCCGACGCTGAGGCCCAGGTCCGCCGCGCGCTCGCGGTTCACCCGCACCAGCTCCTGGGGCGTGCCGTCCTCCCGGGCGAGGGCGATGTCGGTGATACCGGGCACATCCTCCAGCCGGTCGGCCACCTCACGGGCCACGGCGTCCAGGGTCTCCAGCTCGAAGCCCTGGATGTCGATTTCGAGCTGTTCCTCGCCGCCACCACCGAGACGGCGGAACACCATGCCCTGGCTGGCGCGCACACGCACCGTGGCGCCGGCGGTGTCCGTGAGACGGCGGCGCAGGTCATTGGCGATGTCCTCACTGCTGCGGTCGCGCTCGGCCCTTGGTACGAGGCTCATGGTGATGTCCGCCCGCGCCGGCGAGCTGGCACGGAAGGTCGAGGAGCCCACGCTGACGACGCTGTTCTGCAGCTCGGGGACGGCGGCGCCGATGATCGCCTCGGCCCGCTGGACCTGTTCGTCGATGACGTCCAGCCGGGTCCCGGGCTCCATCTCGAAGGTCACACGTACCTCGCCGTCGTCGGTGGCGGGCATGAACTCCGTACCAAGGCGGGGTACCACGGCGATGGCCGCAACGAACAGGATCACGGCGCCGAGCAGCACGGCGGCGCGGTTGCCGAGCACCCATTCCAGGGCGCGCAGGTAACCGCGCTCGAGTCCACGAATCAGGCGCCCGCAGCCGTTGGCCAGCGGCGTGAAAAAGCCCGGCGCCGCCGCGCGCTCCACGGTCGGGCGCGCCATGAGCATGGGGACCAGAGTCAGGGCCACCAGCAGCGAGCAGAACAGCGCGAATGCCACCACGTAGGCGAGCTGCCGGAACAGCACGCCAGCCAGCTCCTGGGCGAAGAACATGGGCAGGAAAATGGCCAGGGTGGTCAGCGTGCTGGCGATGATGGCCGCGGCCACATCGCCGGTGCCGGCCACCGCCGCCACGTTCTGATCCTCGCCCAGATCGCGGCGGCGGCGCGTGATGTTTTCGATGACCACGATGGCGTTGTCCACCATCAGGCCGACCCCCAGCGCCAGCCCGCCCAGGGTCATGAGGTTCAGGGTGAAACCGCCGAAGTAGATCAGCGCGAAGGTCGCGATCACCGATACCGGGATGGCGGTGGCCGCCACCAGCGTGGACGGGATGTTGCGCAGGAAGAACAGCAGCACCAGGACCGCCAGGCTGCCGCCGTAGAGGATGGAGCGGCTGACGTTGTCGATGGAGCGCTGGATGAACGCCGCGTTGTCCACCGCCGGCACGATCTGGAGTTGCGGATAGTCCCGCGCGAGGCGCTCGATCTCGGCGTTGACGTTGCGCGCCACTTCCACGGTGTTGGCGTCCGACTGCTTGCGCACCGCGAGCCGCAGGCCGGGGTCGTCGTTGATGCGGATGATGCGCGTCACCCGCTGGTGGGTGTCCTGCACGTCCGCCACCTGCCCGATGGTGACCGGGGCGCCGTTGCGCACGTCGATCACCGTTGTGGCGATGTCGTCCAGCGTGCGGAATTCCCCGGGCGTGCGCACCCGCACCTCGAACAGGCCGTCCATGATGTCGCCGCCGGGGACGATCACGTTGGCGTCACGGATGGCATCGCGCACGTCCTGGAGATCCAGCCCCAGCGCCTGCATCCGCTGCGGCTGCACGTCCACCCGGATCTCCCGCTCCAGGCCGCCCCAGACATCCACCGCGGCCACCCCGCTCTGGCGCTCCAGCCGCGGCCGGATGCGGTCGTCCACGAGCTGGCGCAGCTCGATGGGGTCGAGTGGTGCGGCAACGCCGATCAGCAGAATGGGGGTGTCGGCGGCGTCGAACTTGCGCACCCGTGGCCGGTCGGCGTCGTCGGGCAGCGCGCCGATGATGCGCTCCAGGCGGTCGCGGATGTCGTTGGACGCCTCCTCCAGGTTGGTGCCCCAGCCAAAGGCGATGCGGACGTTGCTGCTCCCCTCCGTGGAGGTGGAACTGATCTCCTCGACGCCCTCCACGGCGCCGACCGCCTCTTCCACGGGCCGGGTGATGAGCTGCTCCACTTCCTCCGGCCCGGCGTTGGGGTATTCGGTGGTGACCGTGATGGTGGGGTAGGTGATGTCCGGCAGCAGGTCGATGGGCAACCGGCTCAGGGCCATGAGGCCGATGGTCACGCTGATCAGCGTGACCATGAGTGTCAGAACCGGCCGCCGAACCGTGAACCCGGCCAGGTTCACGGCGTGCGCTCCGCGGTCACGGCCGGTTCGTCGGTGACCTGCACGGGGGTGCCGTCGGTCAGCAGGTGGCGGCCCAGGGTGACCACGCGGCCGTCCAGGTCCGGGTCACGCACTTCCACCCACTCGCCGTCGCGCACGCCGGTAGTGACCTCCACGAACCGGGCACGGTAGCGGTCGTCGTCGCGCTCCAGGCGAAAGACGCCCCGCGTTCCGTTGCGCTCCAGCAGCGCGCCTGCCGGCACGGTGGTGACCTGCTCGCGCGCGCCGGTGATGACCCGGGCATCCACGAACATGCCCGGACGCAGGCGGTGGTCGGGGTTCGGGATCTCGATCTCGATGCGCGCCTGCCGGGAGTCTTCACGGAACACCGGCGCGATGCGCGCGATCCGGCCCTCGAACGTCTCGTCCGGGTGGGCGTCGCTGCGCAGCAGCACGGTCTGACCACGCTGGAGCGTGGCGTACTCCCGCTCCGTGGCGAACACCACACCGCGCAGGGGATCGAGGTCCACCAGCGTGAGAATCGGTTCGTTTGCCTGGACGATGGAGCCGGGGTCGGCGAGCCGTTCGGCGACCAGCCGCGTGGCGCCGTCGGCGACCCGGTCCGCGCGGATGCGGGAGTAACCCAGGCGGATCTCCGCGGCGCGCACGGCAGCCTCGCGCTGGCTGACCTGAGCCTGGGCCAGCTCCAGCCGGGCGCGCTCCGCCTGCAGCTCCGTCTCTGCCGCCTCCAGTTCCGATTCCGAGGCGACGCGCTGTTCACGCAGCTCCCGGGTTCGATTCAGGCGTCGCTCGGCCGCGTTGCGCGCCGCTTCCGCCTCGTTGGTGCTGGCCCTGGCGACCAGCAGCTCGGCGCGGACCTGTGCCAGTTCCTGGCGCACCTCCTCGTCATCCAGTTCGGCGAGAATCTCGCCCGACTCCACCACGTCGCCGAGATCCACGTGCAGATAATCCAGCCGCCCCGTGATCCGGGGCGCGATGCCCACCTGGGTGGCGGCCATGAGGGAGCCGCTGAAACGGGCGCGCTGGGTGAGGTCACGCTGCTCCACCTGAACGGCTTCCACGGGCACGCCCCGGGGTTCGCCCGAGGGGCGCGAGGGGGTGTCGTCGTCACCGGTAAACCAGATCAGCGCGCCCAGCGCGAGACCGAGCGCGAGCACGACGCTCACGGATCCGTATTGCTTCATTGGCCACCCATGCCTGCGGAATCGCCGCCATCGTGCGGGAGGGGATTATCGGGTCCTGCGCGGCCCGTCACGGGCGGACCGGCCATGCTCGCGCTTTTGACCGCGCTGGCGCGCCTGCGTTCAGCCGCTGGCCGCGCCCCTGCGGTGTTCAGGCGTTGAACTTGCGCGCCAGTGCCTCGAGCTTCTGCTGTTTGCGCTCCTCGGCCGACGGCTTGCGTGGCTTGGCGGCCTTGGCGTGCTGTTTGCGTTTGGCGGCGCGGCGCTTCTTTTGTTCGTCCCGCCGTTCCTGGGCGTAGCGGACCGCCTCATCGCTCACCTCCCCGGCGTCGCTGCCGTCGAGGTGAATGCGGTTGCGGCGGGCGATGGTGGCGTCCAGGTAGGCTGGCGAGCGCGTGTAGAGGGCAAGTGCCTGGCGCACCAGCCACCCCGGCGTTTCCTCGGTCTCGGGGTTGCGGGCCAGGGCATCGCGCAGCGACTTCTGAATACCGATGGCCAGGGGGCGAATCTGTTCGCGGTCCCTGGTGAAGCAGGCGGGGAACTGTTCCATGAGCTGGTCAAGGAACGCGCGCGTCCGCTCGGCCCGCTGCCGTTTCTGGGTCTCACTGGTCGCCATGCGTCCGTCCTGTTGCCTGGGGCTGCCCTGCCAGCAGGGCGCGCTCCCGATGCGCCCGTTGACTGACGTACACTGCTACTGGCAGGTATGCTACTAACCTTCTCAGGCGTATTGCCAGTGCGCAAGTCACGCGCTGCAACGCGGCCCTGGTTCATGTTCCACGATTTCCCGGTGGC encodes:
- a CDS encoding metal ABC transporter solute-binding protein, Zn/Mn family, with amino-acid sequence MRPLLTAVLLSLLIAATPAHAADDDRLKVVATFSILADITKRIGGDAIALTSLTPVGAEVHEWELNARNFAALEEADVVLYNGYNLEQWMGQVRATVQDDTPLVPVAEESGRETLGIVTGDLEGDPDPHLWMDPRAAAAYGQAIADALGERAPEHAERFQSRADAFAEEMDALYDEIQTILAVIPDDHRTLITSEAAFLYFADAFDFHHDGIWGTNSEEEGTPRQVARVTDVILERQPQALFWESTISDRHVRSISGDTGVPYHGPLYVDSLSAADGDAPDYATMLRHNARMLADRLAP
- a CDS encoding TolC family protein, coding for MRLSAALPVALLATTALAPPTLPAEQPGDAAREYIDTRPVDPDTTAPDGTVEQLDRDPPREATGAELDLSLPLDWTGPEPVDDVPLSLSVEDAVLLTLENNRSLASERLQPAIAGTFEAVERAVFDPVIFGEISIGRDRVVQQFQEVDEPPEERRTETERIEGGLRQALPTGTELELSVRSDRADRSGVEEQYASRLGVTLTQALLQGGRIDSNLASLRQAEIDTLASVYELRGFAEALVAEVESAYWGYVLADEQVAIFEEALDVAEQQLEETRRRISVGDRPETDETAAQAEVALRRQGLIDVRSQRESARLSLLRLMNPPGATWDTTLEAQDEPDVIPLPLGEVRDHVQLGRGLRPDLNEARLQIRRGELEVVRTRDGMLPRLDFFVTLGKTGYADSFGDSWRDVDGPGYDFRAGIQVETPVFRRAEEAQQDRALFNREQAGEAVANLRQLVDLDVRNAWLEVERTREQVDAVAVTRRLQEEVLRAEQARFEVGETTALVVAQAQRDLLESQLEEVEAAISWRQAVTELHRQSGTLLLRRGIGMPGDEEVLTR
- a CDS encoding efflux RND transporter permease subunit, with product MNLAGFTVRRPVLTLMVTLISVTIGLMALSRLPIDLLPDITYPTITVTTEYPNAGPEEVEQLITRPVEEAVGAVEGVEEISSTSTEGSSNVRIAFGWGTNLEEASNDIRDRLERIIGALPDDADRPRVRKFDAADTPILLIGVAAPLDPIELRQLVDDRIRPRLERQSGVAAVDVWGGLEREIRVDVQPQRMQALGLDLQDVRDAIRDANVIVPGGDIMDGLFEVRVRTPGEFRTLDDIATTVIDVRNGAPVTIGQVADVQDTHQRVTRIIRINDDPGLRLAVRKQSDANTVEVARNVNAEIERLARDYPQLQIVPAVDNAAFIQRSIDNVSRSILYGGSLAVLVLLFFLRNIPSTLVAATAIPVSVIATFALIYFGGFTLNLMTLGGLALGVGLMVDNAIVVIENITRRRRDLGEDQNVAAVAGTGDVAAAIIASTLTTLAIFLPMFFAQELAGVLFRQLAYVVAFALFCSLLVALTLVPMLMARPTVERAAAPGFFTPLANGCGRLIRGLERGYLRALEWVLGNRAAVLLGAVILFVAAIAVVPRLGTEFMPATDDGEVRVTFEMEPGTRLDVIDEQVQRAEAIIGAAVPELQNSVVSVGSSTFRASSPARADITMSLVPRAERDRSSEDIANDLRRRLTDTAGATVRVRASQGMVFRRLGGGGEEQLEIDIQGFELETLDAVAREVADRLEDVPGITDIALAREDGTPQELVRVNRERAADLGLSVGRVARTVETALGGSTTGQFRDGGSEHPIRVQLQDARRMSTDDLLALTIPGLDGDNIALRNVVTLESAEGPIQIFRKEQQRLNTVSANVSERDLGSVVADARAALADMPLPRGVDITFAGDYEEQEAAFSELGLSMLLAIALVYMVLASLYESFRDPLIVMGAVPMAAIGVVGLLLATGTTLNTQSLIGCIMLVGIAVNNAILLVDQSARLRAHDGFAVGAAVREAARRRLRPILMTSLTTILALLPLALGVGEGGEAQAPMARAVIGGLLSSTVIALFVIPVLYTLFHREHRQ
- a CDS encoding efflux RND transporter periplasmic adaptor subunit codes for the protein MKQYGSVSVVLALGLALGALIWFTGDDDTPSRPSGEPRGVPVEAVQVEQRDLTQRARFSGSLMAATQVGIAPRITGRLDYLHVDLGDVVESGEILAELDDEEVRQELAQVRAELLVARASTNEAEAARNAAERRLNRTRELREQRVASESELEAAETELQAERARLELAQAQVSQREAAVRAAEIRLGYSRIRADRVADGATRLVAERLADPGSIVQANEPILTLVDLDPLRGVVFATEREYATLQRGQTVLLRSDAHPDETFEGRIARIAPVFREDSRQARIEIEIPNPDHRLRPGMFVDARVITGAREQVTTVPAGALLERNGTRGVFRLERDDDRYRARFVEVTTGVRDGEWVEVRDPDLDGRVVTLGRHLLTDGTPVQVTDEPAVTAERTP
- a CDS encoding ProQ/FINO family protein produces the protein MATSETQKRQRAERTRAFLDQLMEQFPACFTRDREQIRPLAIGIQKSLRDALARNPETEETPGWLVRQALALYTRSPAYLDATIARRNRIHLDGSDAGEVSDEAVRYAQERRDEQKKRRAAKRKQHAKAAKPRKPSAEERKQQKLEALARKFNA